The Fimbriimonadales bacterium genome includes the window CGTTTCACGCATCGCCGTTTCCGCTTTAATTCGCGCATTTTCCGCATAGGAATCCGATATTTCTTCCGGCTCTTCGTATTGAGGATAGTCCATAAGAGTTTTTATTTCCCAATCCCCCCCTAAAAGGCTTTCGAGAATATCCTTCATCTCCTTGCTCTTCTTCTCGTTCTTCGAGGCGATGACTAACACTTTTTTGGTTCGGTTATCCATCAACTTTGCAACGCCTCTTTTTGCGCGGCGAAAAGTTGCTTCAATCCCATTTTCCCTAATCCAAGAAGTTTTGCAAAGGTCGTCTCTTCGAAAGGTTCCGTCTCCGCAGTTCCTTGGATCTCGACATATCTACCGCGGTCCGTCATCACCAGATTCATATCCACCGAGGCTCGACTATCTTCTTCATACGTTAGATCCAAAAGTTCTATCCCCCCCACGACGCCTACGCTTATAGCGGCGACTTGTTCTTTCAACGGCATTCGAGGAATCATTCGTTGCCCTATCATCCATTGAAACGCATCATGAAGCGCAATGTAACTTGCCGTTATCGCAGACACACGAGTCCCTCCATCCGCTTGTATTACGTCACAGTCCAGAGTGATCGTCCTCTCTCCTAACATTTCTAATTCGACGACCGCTCTCATCGCCCTTCCTATCAGTCTTTGAATTTCTACCGCGCGTCCATTGGGACGCATATAATCTCTTTGACTTCTTTCCTTACCAGAGCGAGGAAGCATTCCATATTCGGCAGTAATCCAACCCGTTCCTTTCCCTTTGAGCCAAGGAGCTACTCGCTCCTCGACTGTCGCAGTTACGAGGACAATCGTATCTCCTAATGTAATTTTGCACGAACCTTCCGCGTATTTTGCGACTCCTCTTTCTAACTTCAATGGGCGAAGTTCCTGAGGCGCGCGTCCATCGAGTCTTTCAATAGCCATATCCGACGATTTTACCGAAGGAGTTAACCCTCTCCTATTTTCTTCAACGCACGCTCGACTCGCGCGACTATTTCGTCAACGATGACATCGTTTACGACGAATGGAGGCGCGAAACGAAAAGTTCTTTGCCTCGTTTCTTTCGTCAATATCCCTTCTTGGATAAATTGTTGTACTAAAAGTTCCGTATCCACTCTTTCTTTGACT containing:
- the rph gene encoding ribonuclease PH, whose protein sequence is MAIERLDGRAPQELRPLKLERGVAKYAEGSCKITLGDTIVLVTATVEERVAPWLKGKGTGWITAEYGMLPRSGKERSQRDYMRPNGRAVEIQRLIGRAMRAVVELEMLGERTITLDCDVIQADGGTRVSAITASYIALHDAFQWMIGQRMIPRMPLKEQVAAISVGVVGGIELLDLTYEEDSRASVDMNLVMTDRGRYVEIQGTAETEPFEETTFAKLLGLGKMGLKQLFAAQKEALQS